AAACTGAAATTGTATTGTTTTCTTGCTTATATACTGATTTTTTAAAACCTGGAATGTATAGAAATTATGCAGGTTGAAGGAAAAAAAGCTAAAGAATTATTTGAAGAACAGATCTTTACTGTTTCCAATTTTTTATCCGTTTCTCGTGTTCTGATGTTGCCTTTCTTTTTTTATACGACAGCAAAGTATGCAAAAGAACCGAAAAATCTGGATTATCTACTCTATTCCATTATTCTTTGTTTGGCGGCAGTCCTTTCCGATTACCTGGACGGGCTTTTTGCCAGACTACTCCACCAAGAAACAACTTTGGGAAGATATCTCGACCCGGTTTGCGATAAATTCGTAACTCTCGGAGGCCTGGGTGTGGCATCTTATTATTTTCGATTTCCCATCTGGATCGTAATCATCTATCTGATTCGGGAAGTGCTGGGAGTCTGGCTCGGAGGATTTTTATATCTGAAACGGGGACTCCAAGGCAGACCCAATTGGTGGGGTAAATTCGGAGTGGGAATTGTCGCCTTGTCCGTGTTATGGTATATGCTATTGCCTTATTTGCAAACCCTGGACTCGGTTCCTAGTTATTACCTCAAACCCGAATTATCCGCCTACTTGCTTTTGGTCGTTCTGATTTGCGGGATGATTGCCTATATCACCAGGTATTGGGATGTAGTGTTTCATCCGGAAAAACTAGTGATTGATCCGGAAAATAAAAAACAGGCCAAGAAATATAGAAAACTCTAAGCGTTCGATGTTCCTCGCTCTTTTTCGCGGAACGTCTCACTTGCGTTGGGAAGTTTTTAGAATATTATCCCCGCCCTATCGACATTGGGTGGGGTTAACCACCCGCCACCCAATGGCTCCTACCTATCATACCGCCTTTTTCTTGTAAAACGAAGTTACCTTTTTCCCAAATTTTATTTCAAAAAGTTCGCCTTTTTACCCGGTTAGCAACCGGGCAAAACCTACTTCACGATTTTAATAAGAAAAGCGGATTGATTCGTGCCTACATTGGTCTCTCCGTTCAGGTTTCCATCCGTATA
The nucleotide sequence above comes from Leptospira kobayashii. Encoded proteins:
- a CDS encoding CDP-alcohol phosphatidyltransferase family protein codes for the protein MQVEGKKAKELFEEQIFTVSNFLSVSRVLMLPFFFYTTAKYAKEPKNLDYLLYSIILCLAAVLSDYLDGLFARLLHQETTLGRYLDPVCDKFVTLGGLGVASYYFRFPIWIVIIYLIREVLGVWLGGFLYLKRGLQGRPNWWGKFGVGIVALSVLWYMLLPYLQTLDSVPSYYLKPELSAYLLLVVLICGMIAYITRYWDVVFHPEKLVIDPENKKQAKKYRKL